One window from the genome of Castellaniella sp. MT123 encodes:
- a CDS encoding IclR family transcriptional regulator, which produces MARSSSISPLLSPGAHPARDQLSGDHGSVTIQVLDRAMRILDVLAGQRDPVALKDLAAATGLHASTTHRILADLAVGRYVERVDSGLYRLGMRLLELGSLVKGRLDVRAAAIGPMRELHRQTGQTVNLSLAQGDEIVYIERAWSERSGMQVVRAIGGRAPLHLTSTGKLFLSTWDARSVRSYAMRTGLAGNTRNSITELDQLERDLALVRRHGYSRDNEELELGVRCIAAGVHDDTGALLAGLSLSAPAERMRDDWIPLLLAATTRISETLGYEAQH; this is translated from the coding sequence ATGGCTCGTTCTTCCAGCATCAGTCCTCTTCTGTCCCCCGGCGCGCACCCCGCGCGGGATCAGCTCTCGGGTGATCACGGCTCCGTGACGATCCAGGTCCTGGATCGTGCCATGCGCATCCTGGACGTTCTGGCCGGGCAGCGTGATCCGGTCGCCCTGAAGGATCTCGCGGCGGCCACGGGTCTGCATGCGTCCACCACGCATCGGATTCTGGCCGATCTGGCGGTCGGGCGTTACGTCGAGCGGGTGGACAGCGGCCTGTATCGGCTGGGGATGCGACTGCTGGAACTGGGGTCGCTGGTCAAGGGTCGGCTGGATGTCCGCGCTGCCGCGATTGGGCCAATGCGCGAACTGCACCGCCAGACGGGGCAGACTGTGAACCTGTCGCTCGCGCAGGGCGACGAGATCGTCTACATTGAGCGGGCCTGGAGCGAACGCTCCGGCATGCAGGTCGTGCGGGCCATTGGCGGCCGGGCGCCCCTGCACCTGACCTCCACCGGCAAACTTTTCCTGTCCACCTGGGATGCTCGCAGCGTACGCAGCTACGCCATGCGCACCGGCCTGGCCGGGAACACGCGCAACAGCATCACCGAACTCGATCAGCTGGAGCGCGATCTGGCGCTGGTTCGCCGGCATGGCTATTCGCGCGACAACGAGGAACTGGAACTGGGTGTGCGCTGCATCGCGGCGGGGGTTCATGACGACACAGGGGCGCTGCTGGCGGGCCTGTCGCTGTCGGCGCCGGCCGAGCGCATGCGCGACGACTGGATTCCGCTGCTGCTGGCGGCGACGACCCGCATTTCCGAGACTTTGGGCTACGAGGCGCAGCACTGA
- a CDS encoding EI24 domain-containing protein, producing the protein MTHQELALRSSHSPSGLSLVGQAFRRAVISQLHPRMLAALFLPFVIAALGAIVLLWFFWTPLTGWLDQQASSWGLFNTVDGWLIAIGLFSLKLWLVPLMAAGLLLPLAGILGLGIAAVFVMPIVLRHLETRDYQGLGRQGRHATALGTWNAIWVGVLFCLGWFFTMPLWLVPPMALILPVFWWAFALNRMLRVDAMIEHASPAERRLLWRRHNRQLWLLAACLAIVNLVPLFWLVMPVFSSLVYAHFCLDAIGRLRAETVIDV; encoded by the coding sequence ATGACGCACCAGGAACTTGCACTCAGATCGTCTCATTCCCCAAGCGGCCTGTCGCTGGTCGGTCAGGCCTTTCGCCGTGCCGTGATCAGCCAGTTGCATCCGCGTATGCTCGCGGCGTTGTTCCTGCCCTTCGTGATCGCCGCGCTGGGGGCCATCGTCCTGCTGTGGTTCTTCTGGACGCCGCTGACCGGCTGGCTGGATCAGCAGGCCTCGTCATGGGGTTTGTTCAATACCGTGGACGGCTGGCTCATCGCCATCGGGCTGTTCTCCCTCAAGCTCTGGCTGGTGCCCCTGATGGCGGCAGGGCTGCTCCTGCCTCTGGCGGGGATCCTTGGGCTGGGGATCGCCGCGGTGTTCGTCATGCCGATCGTGCTGCGGCATCTGGAAACCCGCGACTACCAGGGGCTCGGCCGCCAGGGCCGCCACGCGACGGCGCTGGGTACGTGGAACGCGATCTGGGTGGGTGTCCTGTTCTGCCTGGGCTGGTTCTTCACCATGCCTTTGTGGCTGGTGCCGCCCATGGCACTGATTCTGCCGGTGTTCTGGTGGGCGTTCGCACTGAACCGCATGTTGCGGGTGGACGCCATGATCGAACATGCCAGCCCGGCCGAGCGGCGCCTGCTGTGGCGCCGCCATAACCGGCAACTTTGGCTGCTCGCGGCTTGCCTGGCCATCGTCAATCTCGTCCCCTTGTTCTGGCTGGTGATGCCGGTGTTCTCGTCGCTGGTGTATGCGCATTTCTGCCTGGACGCCATTGGCCGCCTGCGGGCGGAAACCGTGATCGATGTGTGA
- a CDS encoding molybdopterin-binding protein encodes MNPISTVPPRVRLIAIGDEILSGRRQDKHFSRLIELLQERGMRLRAAEFISDDEDDITACLLRSFATDDIVFCCGGIGATPDDRTRQAAARALGVDLALHPEAARLIGERCAEMAAKGQGSADMTTPENQQRLRMGVFPVGAEIIPNAYNRIPGFYIRNHSFMPGFPVMAHAMMAWTLDTRYAQWHHRESRVEHSFLVFGLPESRITPALEALERRWVGVRAFSLPNVGDSGGHPHIELGVKGAPEPTAEALAWLRAEVQSLGGRLNPPS; translated from the coding sequence ATGAACCCGATATCCACTGTGCCGCCCCGTGTCCGCCTGATTGCCATTGGCGACGAGATCCTGTCGGGTCGCCGGCAGGACAAGCACTTTTCCCGGCTGATCGAGTTGCTGCAGGAACGCGGCATGCGGCTGCGGGCGGCCGAATTCATCTCGGACGATGAAGACGACATCACAGCCTGCCTGCTACGCAGCTTTGCGACGGACGATATCGTGTTCTGTTGCGGCGGTATCGGCGCCACGCCCGACGACCGCACCCGGCAGGCTGCCGCCCGCGCCCTGGGGGTGGACCTGGCCCTGCATCCCGAGGCAGCCCGCCTGATCGGCGAGCGTTGCGCCGAAATGGCGGCGAAGGGTCAGGGCAGCGCCGACATGACTACGCCGGAAAACCAGCAGCGCTTGCGGATGGGGGTGTTCCCGGTCGGAGCCGAAATCATCCCCAACGCCTACAACCGCATTCCCGGGTTCTACATCCGCAATCACAGCTTCATGCCGGGCTTTCCCGTCATGGCGCATGCCATGATGGCCTGGACCCTGGATACCCGCTATGCCCAGTGGCACCATCGGGAATCCCGGGTCGAACATTCCTTTCTGGTCTTCGGGCTGCCGGAATCGCGCATCACACCGGCCCTGGAAGCGCTGGAGCGCCGCTGGGTGGGCGTGCGCGCCTTCAGCCTGCCCAATGTGGGCGACTCGGGCGGTCATCCGCACATCGAACTGGGGGTCAAAGGCGCCCCGGAACCCACGGCCGAAGCGCTGGCGTGGCTGCGGGCCGAGGTCCAGTCCCTGGGCGGGCGGCTCAATCCACCGAGCTGA
- a CDS encoding efflux RND transporter permease subunit, with translation MNISTPFIQRPIGTSLLALALFLLGLAVFPLLPVAPLPQVDFPTIQVTAKLPGGSPETMATSVAQPLERQFSTIPGLVQMSSQNALGQSSITLQFDLGRDIDGAALDVQTAIASAARQLPSNMPSPPTFRKVNPADFSILILSVQSDVLPITVVNDYTDNILAQQLSRVEGVGQVNIFGQQKPAVRIQVDPRKIASLGLDLESIRGVIATTTVSQPKGTIDGSRQSFTVYTNDQIVDADPWNNTIIAWRNGAPVRVRDIGQAVPGPEDAKQAAWAFAGKGAGQGDVALNGRSLVVGITKQPGANVIDTVARIRAELPALMASMPASIHVSTLLDRTQNIQASVHEVEFTLLLSIALVILVIFMFLRSIAGTLIASVAVPLALMGTFALMYLAGYSLDNLSLMALTISVGFIVDDAVVMLENIWRHVEEGMKPMEAALRGASEIGFTIVSISVSLMAVFIPLLLMGGIVGRLFREFAVTVIMTIVISVVVTLTLTPMLCSRFLRDLQHTRHGRVYQAFERGFDVLLDAYRRALDAVLRHSFITLCVFLATVAASVALLVVIPKGFFPQQDTGSIFGLAETSQDSSFEAMNERMMALADVLRRDPDIAAFGMTSNAPTFNTGRYFISLKPRSQGRTASADQIIRRLNPELAKVPGVRLFMQAGQDINVGGRLSRTQYQYTLTSANLDELNVWAPRLLERFRTLAPLTDLATDQQNGANTAVVTIDRARAAMFGISPALIDSTIYDALGQRQVAQYFTQINSYNVVLEITPEWQRDPDVFSHLYITSPLTGRQVPLSAMVKVDTSKTGYLSINHQGQFPAVTISFNLAAGYSLGQAVDVIRQAQTSMAVPLSVQGSFQGTAQAFEQSLATQPYLITAALVAVYIVLGLLYESYIHPLTILSTLPSAGVGALLILMASGFDFSVIALIGILLLIGIVKKNGILLVDFAIVAEREQGLSPRDAIYQACLLRFRPILMTTLCALFAGLPLMLGSGAGSELRQPLGYSMVGGLILSQALTLFTTPVVYLYLDRLHHHYVRGRAMKQARRLRAKRLAARAAD, from the coding sequence TTGAATATTTCCACCCCCTTCATCCAGCGTCCCATCGGGACATCGCTGCTGGCCCTGGCCCTGTTCCTGCTGGGTCTGGCCGTTTTTCCCCTGTTGCCGGTCGCTCCATTGCCACAGGTGGATTTCCCGACGATCCAGGTCACGGCCAAACTGCCGGGCGGCAGCCCCGAGACCATGGCCACCAGCGTGGCCCAGCCCCTGGAACGGCAGTTCTCCACCATTCCCGGCCTGGTGCAGATGAGCTCGCAGAATGCGCTGGGCCAATCCAGCATCACGCTGCAGTTCGATCTGGGCCGGGACATCGATGGCGCGGCCCTGGACGTGCAGACGGCGATCGCCTCCGCGGCGCGCCAGCTGCCCTCGAACATGCCCAGTCCGCCGACCTTCCGCAAGGTCAACCCGGCGGATTTTTCCATCCTGATCCTGTCGGTGCAGTCCGACGTCCTGCCGATCACCGTCGTCAACGACTATACGGACAACATCCTGGCCCAGCAGCTGTCCCGGGTCGAAGGGGTCGGTCAGGTCAATATCTTCGGCCAGCAGAAGCCCGCCGTCCGCATCCAGGTCGATCCGCGCAAGATCGCCTCGCTGGGACTGGATCTGGAATCGATCCGCGGGGTGATCGCCACCACCACGGTCAGCCAGCCCAAGGGCACAATCGACGGTTCCCGCCAGAGCTTCACGGTGTATACCAATGATCAGATCGTGGATGCCGATCCGTGGAACAACACCATCATTGCCTGGCGCAACGGGGCGCCCGTGCGGGTGCGCGATATCGGCCAGGCGGTCCCCGGGCCGGAAGACGCCAAACAGGCCGCCTGGGCCTTTGCCGGCAAGGGGGCGGGGCAGGGCGATGTGGCGCTGAACGGCCGCTCGCTGGTCGTGGGGATCACCAAGCAGCCCGGGGCCAACGTCATCGACACGGTGGCGCGGATCCGGGCCGAACTGCCGGCGCTGATGGCGTCGATGCCGGCCAGCATCCACGTCAGCACCTTGCTCGATCGCACGCAGAACATCCAGGCCTCGGTCCACGAGGTCGAGTTCACCCTGCTGCTGTCCATTGCGCTGGTGATCCTGGTGATCTTCATGTTCCTGCGCAGCATCGCGGGCACCCTGATCGCCAGCGTCGCGGTGCCGCTGGCCCTGATGGGCACGTTCGCGCTCATGTATCTGGCGGGCTACAGCCTGGACAACCTGTCCCTGATGGCGTTGACGATTTCTGTCGGTTTCATCGTGGATGACGCGGTGGTTATGCTGGAAAACATCTGGCGCCACGTCGAGGAGGGCATGAAGCCCATGGAGGCCGCCTTGCGCGGGGCCAGCGAGATCGGCTTCACGATTGTGTCCATTTCGGTGTCGCTCATGGCTGTGTTCATTCCGTTGCTGTTGATGGGTGGGATCGTGGGGCGGCTGTTTCGCGAGTTTGCCGTGACGGTCATCATGACCATCGTGATTTCCGTCGTGGTGACGTTGACCCTGACCCCGATGCTGTGCTCGCGCTTTCTGCGCGACTTGCAGCATACGCGGCATGGCCGCGTCTATCAGGCCTTCGAACGGGGTTTCGATGTACTGCTGGATGCCTATCGCCGCGCCCTGGACGCGGTTCTGCGCCACTCGTTCATCACCCTGTGCGTGTTTCTGGCGACTGTGGCCGCCTCGGTGGCGCTGCTGGTGGTCATCCCGAAGGGGTTCTTTCCGCAGCAGGATACGGGGTCCATCTTCGGGCTGGCCGAAACGTCCCAGGACAGTTCCTTCGAGGCCATGAACGAGCGCATGATGGCGCTGGCCGACGTGCTGCGGCGCGACCCCGACATCGCGGCGTTCGGCATGACCAGCAATGCGCCGACCTTCAATACCGGCCGTTATTTCATCAGCCTCAAGCCCCGCAGCCAGGGGCGCACCGCCAGCGCCGACCAAATCATCCGCCGGCTGAATCCGGAACTGGCCAAGGTGCCTGGCGTGCGGCTGTTCATGCAGGCCGGGCAGGATATCAATGTGGGTGGCCGCCTGTCGCGCACCCAGTACCAGTACACGCTGACCAGCGCCAACCTGGATGAGTTGAATGTCTGGGCGCCCCGGCTGCTGGAACGATTCCGCACCCTGGCGCCCCTGACGGATCTGGCGACCGACCAGCAGAACGGCGCCAATACGGCGGTGGTGACGATCGACCGGGCACGGGCGGCGATGTTCGGCATCAGTCCGGCCCTGATCGACAGCACCATCTACGATGCGCTGGGCCAGCGCCAGGTGGCGCAGTACTTCACACAGATCAACAGCTACAACGTCGTGCTGGAGATCACCCCCGAATGGCAGCGGGACCCGGACGTGTTTTCGCACCTGTACATCACCTCGCCGCTGACGGGGCGGCAGGTGCCGCTGTCCGCCATGGTCAAGGTGGACACCTCGAAGACCGGCTATCTGTCGATCAACCACCAGGGCCAGTTCCCGGCTGTGACGATTTCCTTCAACCTGGCGGCTGGCTATTCCTTGGGGCAGGCGGTGGACGTGATCCGCCAGGCCCAGACGTCGATGGCGGTGCCGTTGTCGGTCCAGGGGTCATTCCAGGGGACGGCGCAGGCCTTCGAGCAGTCCCTGGCGACTCAGCCGTACCTGATCACGGCGGCGCTGGTGGCCGTCTACATCGTGCTGGGGCTGCTGTACGAAAGCTATATCCACCCGCTGACCATCCTGTCGACCTTGCCGTCCGCCGGGGTGGGGGCGCTGCTGATCCTGATGGCCAGCGGCTTCGATTTCAGCGTGATCGCGCTGATCGGGATCCTGCTGCTGATCGGGATCGTGAAAAAAAACGGCATCCTGCTGGTGGACTTTGCGATCGTGGCCGAGCGCGAACAGGGCCTGTCGCCGCGCGATGCCATTTACCAGGCCTGTCTGCTGCGTTTCCGGCCGATCCTGATGACGACGCTTTGCGCGCTGTTTGCCGGGCTGCCGCTGATGCTGGGCAGCGGCGCGGGATCGGAACTGCGCCAGCCTCTGGGCTATTCCATGGTCGGCGGCCTGATCCTGTCGCAGGCCCTGACGCTGTTCACGACCCCGGTGGTCTATCTGTACCTGGATCGCCTGCATCACCACTACGTGCGCGGGAGGGCGATGAAACAGGCCCGGCGGCTGCGGGCGAAGCGGCTGGCGGCGCGAGCCGCCGATTGA
- a CDS encoding efflux RND transporter periplasmic adaptor subunit, whose protein sequence is MSSVRRSLLLSGLPVLLVLGVVIWWVSRTAAAPAPKQATGPVLVHTAQVRTQDMPIQLHGIGAVQAWETVTVRSRIDGQLQKVGFREGDTVQRGQLIAQLDDRMQKAQLAQAIAQRARDQAQLDNARQDLKRYVELARQSAVNRQTLDTQRAQVAALQATLQSDEAQIQSAQVQIDYTRIVAPLSGRTGALLVDVGNLVRATDAQGLVVINQIDPIAVSFTVPDTAYSQIQAALQDQAGRNAAGRATGSAAGNATAGPHENPIQVEVLAQGKPQVLGQGDLVLVDNQIDTTSGTLRLKARLVNPDQQLWPGQTVDVRLILGTRRDALTIPDSAVQRGADGLYVYAADAHDQVRVQPVRVLVSQDGLSVVSQGLKAGERVVVDGQYKLRPGAKIAEIQDDAAGAKTSSAGSAS, encoded by the coding sequence ATGTCCTCTGTGCGCCGTTCCTTGTTGCTGTCGGGCCTGCCGGTTCTGCTGGTTCTCGGGGTCGTCATCTGGTGGGTCAGTCGAACAGCGGCGGCACCCGCCCCAAAACAGGCGACAGGTCCGGTCCTCGTGCATACCGCCCAGGTACGCACCCAGGACATGCCCATCCAGCTGCACGGGATCGGTGCGGTCCAGGCCTGGGAAACCGTCACCGTCCGTTCGCGGATCGACGGCCAGCTGCAAAAGGTGGGTTTCCGCGAGGGCGACACCGTTCAGCGTGGGCAGTTGATTGCCCAGCTGGACGACCGCATGCAAAAGGCGCAGCTGGCCCAGGCGATAGCGCAGCGCGCACGTGACCAGGCGCAGTTGGACAACGCCCGCCAGGATCTGAAACGCTACGTCGAACTGGCCCGCCAGTCCGCCGTCAACCGCCAGACGCTGGATACGCAGCGCGCCCAGGTGGCGGCCCTGCAGGCTACCCTGCAGTCCGACGAGGCACAGATCCAGTCGGCCCAGGTGCAGATCGATTACACGCGGATCGTGGCGCCGCTGTCCGGGCGCACCGGCGCGTTGCTGGTCGATGTCGGTAACCTGGTCCGGGCGACCGATGCCCAGGGGCTGGTCGTCATCAATCAGATCGATCCGATCGCCGTCAGCTTCACCGTGCCCGACACGGCCTACAGCCAGATCCAGGCAGCCTTGCAGGACCAGGCGGGGCGGAATGCCGCAGGTCGGGCGACAGGATCCGCGGCCGGGAACGCGACAGCGGGGCCCCACGAAAATCCGATTCAGGTCGAGGTCCTGGCGCAGGGCAAACCCCAGGTCCTGGGGCAGGGCGACCTGGTGCTGGTCGACAATCAGATCGACACTACCAGTGGCACCCTGCGCTTGAAGGCCAGGCTGGTCAATCCGGATCAGCAGTTGTGGCCGGGCCAGACCGTCGATGTGCGGCTCATCCTGGGCACCCGACGCGATGCCCTGACCATCCCGGATTCAGCTGTGCAACGCGGCGCGGATGGTCTGTATGTCTATGCGGCGGATGCCCACGATCAGGTCCGTGTGCAGCCGGTGCGGGTGCTGGTGTCCCAGGACGGGCTCAGCGTCGTGTCCCAGGGGCTGAAGGCGGGTGAACGGGTCGTCGTGGACGGGCAGTACAAACTGCGACCGGGCGCGAAGATCGCCGAGATCCAGGATGATGCTGCCGGCGCGAAGACATCGTCAGCCGGTTCCGCATCCTGA
- a CDS encoding phasin family protein encodes MSANSQTLLASQKAVIDNFLAVQGTFFSGFEKLVDLNLKATKAALEDVAQKSQEAVELKDAQELLAFTSGLVRPEQAVSYGKDFYEILADVQGQLSKLAETHLSESQERVSEAVEQFARNAPTGSEGAVALLKSSLATATNAYESAAKAARQAASAAESNFAAATNATLKAAADVTKATKAAPRAHRAAN; translated from the coding sequence ATGAGCGCAAATTCCCAAACCCTGCTGGCCTCGCAAAAAGCCGTTATCGACAACTTCCTGGCCGTCCAGGGCACGTTCTTCAGTGGCTTCGAAAAGCTGGTCGACCTGAACCTGAAGGCCACCAAGGCCGCCCTGGAAGACGTGGCGCAAAAGTCCCAGGAAGCCGTTGAACTGAAGGACGCGCAGGAACTGCTGGCCTTCACGTCCGGGCTGGTGCGCCCTGAACAGGCTGTGTCCTACGGCAAGGACTTCTACGAGATCCTGGCCGACGTCCAGGGCCAATTGAGCAAGCTGGCCGAGACCCATCTGTCGGAAAGCCAGGAACGCGTGTCCGAAGCCGTCGAGCAGTTCGCCCGTAATGCCCCCACCGGTTCCGAAGGTGCAGTGGCGTTGCTGAAGTCTTCCCTGGCCACAGCCACGAACGCCTATGAATCGGCCGCCAAGGCTGCCCGCCAGGCTGCCAGCGCCGCCGAATCGAACTTCGCCGCCGCCACGAACGCGACCCTGAAGGCCGCCGCCGACGTGACCAAGGCCACCAAGGCCGCACCGCGCGCCCATCGCGCCGCAAACTGA